Part of the Prunus dulcis chromosome 8, ALMONDv2, whole genome shotgun sequence genome is shown below.
ATataatgtcatctacataaagTGAGACAATAATAATACCTGCAGTGTCATTTGTTTTGACATAAAGAGTAGCTTCACTAGAGCTCTTTTTTAATCCTGCATTGTTGAAATAGGCATCTATTTCATCATACCATGCCtttggagcttgtttcagtCCATATAGAGCCTTTTTCAACTTGTAAACTTTGGTTTCCTTATTCTTTTGGTCATATCCTTGTGGCTGTTCAACATAGACTTCCTCCTTTAGAATGCCATTGAGAAAGGCAGACTTCACATCCAACTGATATAAACTCCATTCCTTTTGTGCAGCAAGGGCAATCAAGGTTCTGATGGTATCTAGCCTTGCCGCTGGGGCAAATGTTTCATTGTAATCGATTCCAGGCTTTTGTGAGTAGCCTTTAGCCACTAGTCTAGCTTTATTCTTCTGTACAGTGCCATCTAGATTAAGCTTGACCTTGTAGACCCACTTGACACCAATTACTGGTTTGTCAAATGGTCTGTCAACTAATTCCCATGTATTGTTCTTTTCAATCATCCCTAATTCAGCCTTCATTGCATGTCTCCATGATTCATTCAAATCAGCTTCTTCAAAACTGTCAGGTTCCACAATGCATATGTTACATCTTGCCATGATGTCACTAATACTCCTCCACTTATGAGGTGTGTGATCAAACACTTGAGACCTATCAAGTATTTCCTCATCTTGAGGTacagtttcttcttcttcttgcattTGAGTATCCAAGATTTAAGTTGATTCATCAACTACCATCTGTTCATGTTATGCATTATCCTGGTTCTCCATTTGCATAGGCATTTTCACCTCTGCATTACTAGTGTTCTCCCATTTCCATGAAGCAGTTTCATCAAAATACACATCTCTAGACAAGATAATTTTTCTAGTTCTAGGATCATATACCCTGTACCCCTTTTCACAAAATCCATAGCCAACAAAAATGCATTTGTGACTGTTTTCTTCCAGCTTGTGCCTTAGTGCCGAAGGAATGAGCACATGACATAAGGCTCCAAACACTTTCAAGTGTGCAATACCTGGCTTTCTTCCAGTGTATGCCTCGAATGGTGTCACTTCTTTAAGAGACTTAGAAGGACATCTGTTGAGTAGATATACTGCAGTATTgacagcttctgcccaaaatTCATAAGGAAGCCCTTTTTCATGTAGCATAGACTTTGCCATCTCTATCACAGTCCTGTTCTTCCTCTCAGCTactccattttgctgaggggAATATGCTACAGTCAGCTGCCTTTGTATTCCAGCTTCACTGCAGTACTcatgaaattcatttgacatGAATTCTCCACCTCTGTCACTTCTAAGAGATTTCACCTTATGTCCACTTTGCAGTTCTGTCATAGCcttgaacttcttgaaacattcaaaagcattTGACTTATTTCTGAGGAAATAGACCCAAGCCATTCTAGTACAAATGTCTATGAATAACAGGAAATACTTGTTTTCTGACATTGATGCAGTTTGCATTGGTCCACAGATGTCTGTGTGTACCAACTCTAGTGGAAACTGGGCTCTCCAAGTGGATTCTGCAGGGAATGAGTCTCTATGCTGCTTTCCTAGCTTGCAACCTTCACAAACTTCAAAATCCTTTTCTAAACTGGGTAAGCCATGAACCATGCCTTGATTTGCAAGTAGTCTAATGCTTTGATCATTGAGATGCCCCAGTCTCTTGTGCCAAGTTTGCAAGCTGTGTGTCACACTAGCTTTTAACACCAACTGAATAACTGGCTCCATTGTGAGAGGAAAGCACCTGTTGCTAGTCATTTGAACTTTAGCAATGGGATTTTGCAGTGACCAGTCATCAAAGATTGTCACCATTCCCTTTCCAAATATCAGGCAGTTTCCATGCTCCATCATCTGCCTAACACTGAGCAAATTCTCTTCTAATCCAGGCACCAACATCACTTCTTGAATGTGCTTTCTTCCTGCTTTGGTGTCTATCACAAGTGTGCCTTTCCCTGCAACTTGAACTGTCTCTCCAGTCcccattttcactttggaatttaCATCCTTTCTAATATCTACCAATAGCCTTTCATCTCCAGTCATGTGGTTACTACAACCACTGTCAACATACCATGAATTGTTCAATTTCACATCTGTCACAACATTGCACGCATAAAACAGAGTTCCAGTTTCTTCAATCTGATTAGCATAATTCACCTTCTGTACAGATTGATTCCCATGGCAGTCTCTGAGTATGTGTCCAAACTTTCCACACCCTGCGCATTTTGGTTTTCCCTCATACCAACACTTGCCATAGTGTAGTTTTTCACAGTACTTGCAGGGTGTTTTGGTTCCTTCATTTGATGCATTTGATTTAGGATTAGAATTGGACTTGTTACTCCAATTCTTTCCATTAGACTTCCAGTTCTTCTGAGATTTGTGATTTCCAGAAGAACTTCCACTCTTAGAGCTTTTACTCTCTATGTTCAAGCTAGTAAAAGTCTTTTCTGTGGAGTTTTCAGTATGCCTATCCAATCTGAGCTCAAAGCTCTTCAGAGATGCAACCActtcttgaatttcaagagAGTCAAGGTCCTTGGAATGCTCAATCACAGAGCATATAGAATCATATGATTTAGGCAAACTAATCAGCAATTTCTGCACAACTCTTTCTCTAGGCAGCTCTTCACCAtaagttttcatttgattaattaaatcaaatagttTAGCAGTGTAAACAGACAATGGTTCACTATCCTTCGTACGAGTATATTCAAACTCTCTACGTAAACCTTGCAGCTTAACACTTCGTACCTGTTTATCGCCTCTAAACTCCTGCTTTAGAATATCCCATGCACCCtttgaggtttcttcattcacTATTTTGGGGAAGATTTGGTCTGAGACTGCACTTTGGATCAATCTAAGTGCACGAGCATCCTTCATCAAGATCTCAGCCATCGTAGACTTCTCCACTTCAGCAACCTTAGatccttcctctttttcctttccctGCTTTGGATCATAAACATcaaaaccattttcaaccaaatcccATAACCCATGagatttcaaaatagttttcaTGCGAATGCTCCAAAACTCatagttttctccattgaaaaCTGGCGTGCGAAGCTCAGCAGTGCTTGACCCTGCCATGTTAGACTTTGGATTCAAACAGATACGCCTCTTGGAATATTGAGTGAGCTCGATTTCAGCTCAAACAATCACCAGCTTTCGATTTGCTCAGATTCACGCCCAGCAACCAATCGAACCTGGCTAGGAGGCTATGTTAGAATTCTATGGtttgtttgtatatttttaGAGAAAATGAGCAATGTtcagagaaggaagagaaagatgagAAGAATGAATGACTACTTGTATTCTATCACACTCTATTTGCTTACATAGTGTACTTGTATTCTTTGTTCTATgtttttctagcattctaagtaatttaacttggaaccaagttaccattttccgtgggatcgacctcgtatttacataagctatactataaacggttcgtgcacttgcgagaattaaagttgctgtttttaataactcattttatttgttaagaaTAGTCTCAACAGCTAGGTAggtcctttaaaaaaaaaaaggtatagccaagcggctatactccattGTATTaatgattatttaaaaaaaaaaagtataaatgcatggctatacttattttgacaCATGGGCGACCATCCGCCAGGCCGGTCCTCTTTTGAATTTATCAATAAGAGTAAGTTAGAGCATTATCTATTACTATTAGGCCAATACCCGAGTTTCTATTGTccccttttcattttttacttttccatagttattatttttataaagaatttaCCACTTTCACGTTCAATAATCTATTATACACGTAtatacgtatttttcaataatacattcgtgttctgtACACGTGTTAAAGACTCGGTAAAATTCAtgctttttaaaaagcaaatgTACAATACTTGTATTGTATATGcacgtacgtatttttcatgtttaatacacatattttttacaaaattttctttagtCACTATGCTAGCTTGTTCAAGTTTGGGTAGAGGGCCTGATGCCTATTTAAATAACCTTAACTGTTGTGTGTGTCTTTACCTTGTGCATGTTGGAAGTTGGGATTATTCTGGAGCTTGTTTGTAAGTACTGTAAATTGGGAAATGTTCCAactacaggggagactctgttgaaatttcggtagaagtcgAATTGtctatcaatttaaattaggGCTAAATGGCTTTTTAGTAAAATGGGTCCAACAGCGACCAGATGTAGGATGGACAACAGGGTTCGTCACGGATTCCAAGTTGGAATTCGGGGTAGGTCCTGTCAACATTAGCTTGGGGCACGCTCCATGACACGAAACACCTTCCCGAAGAACTTCGACAACAAGAACATGAAGCCCAAGAAGAAGTAGAAGGGCTGAAATGTGATAATTATGGCATCCGAATTGTTTGGATCCATGCTAGGTATATGTTCAGTTAAAGGTGTCGTCAGCCTGACATGCACGTTATCTGGTATGGCAGAAACATAGGTAGCGCCACTTATGGAAGTGAGCCTCGGTCGTGACACGATGCAGATTGGCCACAAATCTTTTCTTGTACACCTTGAAACTACCCCACAGGTACAGGACACTTGTGAACTCAGTGATCGACTACCCTCATAAGAAGATATAATTGTTGAACAACtgcaaaaaaggaagaaaattgcAAGTAATATAGCATGTCAAAACCCTAAGTTGCggcataaaagaaaaagaagaagaaaaagcagtAGATGCGGCAATAGCCGACAACAGTCAGCCACGATTGACAGCAGCCGATAGCAGCCTACAGCAATAGATAAGTGCAAGGCCCAAGCTGTGCCAGCTCTTTGACCAGCTCCAGCCCATGTTGCCGTACAGTACAAGCGTACACAACCGTGCTGCCACCGCCGTAGCAGCCACCGTGACGCCACCACTGCCCGCAGCAATGTAAATCCAATGGGAAAGAAATTCCGGTTTTTTATTAGTGGCGCCAATCCAATGGAATGCGCTGCTTCAAATCTGCTCAACAGAGAAGGGACACATATGGATTAAAGGCCGTGGCAAGTTTCTGGAAaatgggaaaaataaaatttacccaacaataataaaagaaaataacaaaaggaGACTGGCCAACTATTCCTTCCTTTGACTTGGATAATTGGGTGGTCGTCATGGACCAAAGGATCCATTCAGCTTGATAATTGGGTGGTCTTTTATTCTTCGTTGACTTGACCCTTATTTTGATTGGCATCACCATGATCAACTTGCTTGCTCTTTTTGAGCATGGCGTTGGATTGTCTATTGTAGATCTGACTTTTAGACAGGGTCGGGTCTCACTTTTGAGTGGCCCGAgaccattttcttttcaataatattatatatatatatatcatatttaTTAATCATATTGCTAACTACCTCTTTAATATACGTGAGTTTTACCAATATTTATGAGACCCGCGTATATTAGAGAAGTGATTAACAATATAGTCTAATTAAATGTAATTCAAATGGCAacaaccttttctttttgtaaatagtttaacaagaaaaacaaattatgcACGTCTCTCTTTTTGCCTTCAATATAATAATCCCATCAAATTAAAGtaagaaaagtaaataaaatcataaaacCTGAAAAAATCACAACAAAAAAGCCATCAAAATAGAAGGACtaaacattttcaattgaatGATTGTTGTTCCAAAGAACATTAACAACTTTATTGTTCAATAACATGGACCATTGTACTGTTAAAGATTTGAAGTGGGTTTTATTTGGGCCCTTGTATTTTTGAACTCTCAACAAATAACTTGAAATAGGAATAGACCAATTTAGTGCCGGCCCTGCTTTTAGTCCTAGTTGACTTGACTTTTGATTTCGTCACCATCAACACGATCACCTTGCTTGCGCTTCTTGAGCATGGCGTTGGCTTCTTTCCATTTATGGTATTTACCAAACAAGACCTCCATTTCTTCAAGGGTTCTGCCTTGTGTTTCCGGAAGCATTGTGTAAAAGAAGATCCAAGCCACTACTCCAACTCCTGCGTAAAGAAAGAAGGCTCCACCAATCGTGATGGCCTTGTACAACGAAATAAAAGTCATGGAGATGATTCCGCTTGTCACCCTGTTGATGGCCACTCCCATACTGCACCCTTGTGCCCGCAACTTCAGCGGGAAGATCTCAGAAGTATAGACCCATGTGACGGGCCCCAACCCCATAGAGAAAAACGCAACATTGAATAACACCATGGTGATGCACAATCCGACGGCCCATGGGACCGTCCCTTGGCTCTGATCGATGACGGTAAGGCTTGCACCGAGAAAGCCAAGAGAAAATACCATTCCACCCATGCTGATCAAAAGCAACGGGCGTCGCCCAACCCGATCAAGTAAAAATGTGGCGACCAAGATGAAAAGGGTCTTGACAACTCCAACGGCTATGGTTGCGAGTAGCTTGTGGTTGTAGGATTGGATCCCAGCCTTCTCAAAGATCCTTGGGCTGTACAAAACGACAGAGTCTATGCCCGAGGCTTGTTCAAAGAAGTGGATACCTAGTGCTGCGATTAAAATATGGCGAACGGCTGGTGTGGGATGAAGGATGAGTTGTTTCCACACGCTTTCGCCGTGGGTTTGTTTCGGCACCTCAACGATGTCGTCGTTTAAGTGCATGGGGATGCCTGCGGCTTCTTTGATGTCTTCTAGCCTGAGCTGAGCCTCTTCCTTAGAAGCTGAGGTTTTGTTGAGGACTTGCTTAGCATCCCCGAGTCGCCCCTTCATGACGAGCCAGCGAGGCGACTCAGGCATGGCTAAAACGCCGACGACGAGAACAATGGAGGGAATTGCGCCAAGGCCAAGCATGAACCTCCATCCCATGTGAACTGGGAGCTTGGAGAAGGCGTAGTTGGATACGTACCCCAATAATATGCCAACATTGACAAACACCTagacatatatattttcaaataaaccAATTAATGAATTAGTCCAAAAgtactatatataaataatataaatataatatacaaTTCATCAAAGcgtttttctttaattaatcaTTGATCAATATTTTTTGGCAGATAATCAGTAACTAAtctgaagaaaaatataatgcATGGAAAGGTGCTTTTGGTCTAGTGGCATCTCTCCCTAAATTtatcataaaaagaaaaacataaagaaaatagacaaacaatgaaacaaaacaaacctcTGGAAAAGATGTGAGGAAGCCACGAGACAACGCTGGAGAGATCTCGACGGTGTAGACCGGGGCGATCATGAGACCGTATCCAACGCCGACTCCAGCGACGAATCGGCCGAACATGAGCAAGCCGTAGCCAGGGGCGACGCCCATGAGGATAGCTCCGATAAAGAAGATGGTTCCGGATAGGACAATGGTGTACCGACGGCCGATCCAATCAGAGGTTACGCCAGCCAAGCCGGAGCCGATGAGGGAGTAGATGTTTAGAGTGCCCGCAAGGACTTCAACTTGGACGTCGGTTATTTTGAGGTCATCTTTGATGAAGATATTCGCCCCACTCATTACACCAATATCTGTAcacaaaagtaaaattaatcAACAACACTCCAAAATAATtcggaaagaaaaaaaaatgtatttggcAGATGAAGTTTGAGGAACTGTTGAATTGTAAGGATGATTACCATAACCCAATAAGATTGAAGTCATGCAAGCCAAAGTGGCGCAGACAATAGCGAACTTGTTTGCATTGGGTTTCTCTGGGGGATCAAAATCTGCAATACGCTTGTTCTGGGGTTCGCCGGAGACAGCATTGTCTTCGACTTTCCGGTCTGTCATCTCGGTCATtgtgctagagagagagagagatagattGCGAGCAAGTGAGAGGTGTAGATGACttatcagagagagagagagagagagagagagagagagagagagagagagggacagAATATATTACAAGCAAACACTTAATTAAAGTAGTATTGTATATGGTTTTCCAATAGAGAAGGATGAAGACACAAATGGATTAGAAGGCCGTGGCAAGTTTCTTGcaatgagaaagagaaaagaatttCATAAACAACCGaagcaaataaacaaaggGATGATTGTTCCTTCCTTCCTCAGACCTGGATTTATACTACATGACCCCGCTTTGGGAGCTCAGGGTACTAGGTCCTCATGGCTCTAAGGATCCGTTCAACATGATTTGTGGCCTAGAGGATAAGTTGCATGCAAAATAACTAATACTAGGCTCAGATTCATGTAATAAGTTTACAAGGCTTGTGTTGTCTTTGAATGTTTGAAACaatatttcatttgatttattaCAACGAATTCTAGAgtattgattttgaaattttggatatATCTTATGGATCGATATTGAAATATTTGAAGGGTAATGCTtgttatataatttattaaaattttctgcAATTAAATGTAAATTTAaattgggaaagaaaaaaaaacttctaaAGTTTGTAATAATGCATATGTTCCTCTTCAAATAAAGTCACGTACGTACTATATATGTGAAATTGCCCTTCAACATCTTCAAATAGGCAAAACCTACACATGTTATAAGTAACTTTGACACATAAATAATATTCATCTACATATTGCATTAGTAGAGATCTTTGTAGTGTCTCATAAGAGAGAGTTCAACACAATTGTGGTTCGTTATAGGTCCTTATCATCAGAGACAGTTCTTGGGGCGTGCAAGGTGAGCACAAGCACAGGGCCCCACTTCCAAGAGGGCCACACAAATATTATATTACTGTATTAcatgttattttattgaggttatagttttgttttttaataatcAGATTGAGGTAGTTTAATATactaatataatattaataataaaacatataCTACATAAAATTTCCCATTAACTTtgcaaacccaaaaaaaaaaaaattccataacacatgaagaaaaaaaaaactttgcatacataatatattaatgtaaTATATAACATAGCCAAACCCTTATATAGCATATACaagtttatttttctattttccctACTATCATAAGCCATGTAGCCTTCTTTTGCAAGTTTCACAAATCAAGctcaattctctctctcaaattctTAGAGATTTTGCTCCCTTTTTCTAAAtcataattgaagaaaatcgCCAATTATTAATAACTCCATCCTCATATAACCAAGACAAATTGAGATAATTAAGAATGTAATATTATAGTTTAAATTTTGATAGTATAGTTATTGATCcaagaaaatttattaattttttttggaggaCTTTTATTTAATGTGACTGTCTTTTGGTGAGTTTTAATTGTGAATTTGCCAAAATAAATTGCAACACTGTTTTCATTCCACAACTGGATTGGCTTCTGTATAGATTCCACAACTCTCAATATTGACATAAATATTTTAAGCCACGTTGCTATTGAAGTAGCTTCATAAACTGCTAAGAATTCATCTTGCATGGTTGAGGTTGATACATATTGTTGTTTGACACTTCTCCATGCCACTCCCCCTCCTGCAAATAAGAATACAAGATGTACAAATAAGAATACAAGATGTACATTTATGAGTTTCCAAACAACCAGCAAAATTAGCA
Proteins encoded:
- the LOC117637306 gene encoding putative polyol transporter 2, whose amino-acid sequence is MTEMTDRKVEDNAVSGEPQNKRIADFDPPEKPNANKFAIVCATLACMTSILLGYDIGVMSGANIFIKDDLKITDVQVEVLAGTLNIYSLIGSGLAGVTSDWIGRRYTIVLSGTIFFIGAILMGVAPGYGLLMFGRFVAGVGVGYGLMIAPVYTVEISPALSRGFLTSFPEVFVNVGILLGYVSNYAFSKLPVHMGWRFMLGLGAIPSIVLVVGVLAMPESPRWLVMKGRLGDAKQVLNKTSASKEEAQLRLEDIKEAAGIPMHLNDDIVEVPKQTHGESVWKQLILHPTPAVRHILIAALGIHFFEQASGIDSVVLYSPRIFEKAGIQSYNHKLLATIAVGVVKTLFILVATFLLDRVGRRPLLLISMGGMVFSLGFLGASLTVIDQSQGTVPWAVGLCITMVLFNVAFFSMGLGPVTWVYTSEIFPLKLRAQGCSMGVAINRVTSGIISMTFISLYKAITIGGAFFLYAGVGVVAWIFFYTMLPETQGRTLEEMEVLFGKYHKWKEANAMLKKRKQGDRVDGDEIKSQVN